CATGTTCCTCCAGGGAGGTGGCGTAAATAACAATATCGtccatataaacaaataattcctgTCCTTGTAGTCCAGATAATACTAAATCCATTAATCGTTGAAATGTAGCAGGTGCGTTTTTTAGTCCAAAAGGCATTCTGTCAAATTCATAATGTCCGAAGGGTGTAGTGAATGCTGTTTTATGACTGTCAGCTGggttcatttttatttgatggaATCCGGAAGCTAAGTCACATACAGAAAAGTACTGTGCTCCTCCTAATTGATCCAATATGTCGATGATATTAGGTAAAGGATATGCGTCTCCAATCGTTTTTTCGTTTAAAGCACGAAAATCCAAAACCATTCTTCAACGTTTATTGCCCTTGGAATCTTCCTTCTTAGGCACGATCCATATGGGTGTATTGTAAGGTAATTGTGAAGGTTTGACTATACCTCCTTCTAATAATTCTTCCACTTGTTTATTTACTTCTTCTTTATGCAGTTGTGGAAATCTATATTGCCTCGTATTTATCGGACGATCATCTGTTGTTACAATCTGATGTTGTAATACATCGGTAACAGTTAATTGCTCTCCAGGTATGTGAAACTGATCTTGGCTGTCAGTTATAAGTTTTATGACACTCTTCCTTTCCTTTTCGTTTAGATGCTCTAAGcgtaataattctataatctCACTCAGTCGGTTTTCTTCGGGTTTTTCAGATATCACTAAGCATTCGTGTGACTTTGAGGATTCAGGTTggttgttttttatttttttaccctGTTTTTCTGATTCGGGCTTGTCGTTGTTTTGGaagttttctataattttatctttgtgtTTAGATTTTCGTTTAcgcataaatttatcaatggTTTCTTGAGTTTTTATTTGCGACAACGCGATAACCTTTAAAgatggtttatttttatttttaattttattattattcatgataTTAGGATTATAATGTTGAATCTTGTTAAGGAGTTCTCTGATCGTTATGTACgaattttctattcttttatctTCAGTATCTTTTATGAGTGCTCCGACCtttggaaatttaatatcttctaGAAAGGATATGCTTCTTCTCCCTTTTGAATTTTGTGTCAAGTTACGTAGTGAGGTTTGGTTACTTCCCTCCTCGCAAACGACGGGACTTGAATTTTCTGGAGAGGTTTGGTAACTTCCCCCTCCAGGGATTTTTGGATTAGGTGGAGAAGTACGGTAACTTCTCTGGTCAAAGATCTTAGAGTTGCTCAAAAGATTATTTAGAGGAGAGGTTTGGAGATTTTCCTCTCtaagaatttttgaattatttggaGGGGTTTTAATTCTTCCCTCtttaatttcaacaatattttcattcttaattttaacactatttaatttatttttattcttactttcctttttgattttattttttattccttctTCTAACATTTCCGTTTtcttatcataattattattctcgtTTTTGGTTTCGaggttttttaatttatttagtgcATTGGATTTAGGATCCGTAGATTCCTGTATTATATCGATTGATTCGattcttttatcattaaacATTTCGTCTAACGGTCGGAGGCGTAGAGTCGGTACTCGTACTTCTACTTCCTCGTCTAGATTACTTGTTACTTTTAAGAACGCTTTTCCCGACAAGTTTTCTACGATCGCGTCTTCCGAATAAACTCcctgtattaatttaattcttggTACGTATCCTATATCTATTTCCGAATTTTTTACTCTTATGTAAAACAATGATGATGATCTGGGtggtattataataatttccgGCGAAGCAAACGGTATATTCATTCCCGCGATATTTAGGTGACCATGCGCGTAATCTATCCTTGAAGaagtttgtttgaaaaaatcgTTTCCTAATATACCGGATTGGGATATCGGAAAATCATCGGAAactatatgaaattttacggGTATCTCAAAAATCGACAACATAATTTCTCCGAGAGTGTACACGGGGTAGTCATTTATTCCGTTAAGTTTTAAGATATTTGAATGATTAGTATTTGTATTTTCGggaacatatttttctttaactaCATTCGGTCCAGATCCAGTATCTaacataaaagttattaacgcggcgatgttattaatatttgtttgaatagTAGGCACGCGACTATTCTTGTCTAAATTTACGGTCACGGGTTGGATTTCTGACGAGAATGTTTTTGCTTGAGTTTTTATGATGTTTGCGGGCGTAAAGTTTGGCCGGACCCCTGTGGTATGCCCGACTTCGAGGGGTCGTTCCCGTTTCCCGAGTTATTATTATCTCGCCTGCGATTATTACTGGCAATCCGTAATTGACAATTTTCGAGTAAGTGCCCTTTTTCTTTACAGTAACGGCAGTAAAGCACGTTCTGTTGCTGGTTGGAATTTATTTGTGGGTTGGAATTTACACGACAGTTTTTGGCAATATGaccaaaattattgcaaatctgGCACGTTACTCTAAGTTgattatttgaatttgattGTTCGTTTTGTTTCTTCCAACAATTATTAGCGGAATGACCCGGTTTATCACACCACTGGCAGATTACGGAGATCTTATTACTGTAATTATTAGTTTCATTGTGAGAGTTATTAGAGCGACAATTTTTTGCGTTATGACCCGACCTTAGACATAATTGGCATTTTAATACGGTGGTTTCTTGTACCACATTTATCGATCGCTGAATTCGAGGATCGCGTAATCGACATTTATCTGCACTATGTCCgcgttttttacaaatttggcagatcaaaatttcaatgtcaaaattattttgtttggaAGTGTCTACTAGCTGTGTGAGCTTTCGGCAACTAGCGGCCGCATGGCCTATCTTAAAACAAATTTGGCAGGTTTCTGTTGAGCGACTATGATTTGAGTTAATAGCACCACGCCGTAAATCTGTCATGGTGCGAAGTTCCTTCTCTACACGTAATGCGTCGGCTATTGTCCTTTTCCAATCTAAATCTCGAGCGACTCTCTGCTCGATTTCCGGATTTAAGCCTCTGATGAAACATTTACACATATCTTTCTCCAATGGCGTTCGAACATCTTGGTTCGGTGCTACGTGGTCAGATCTATGATAGGCTTCTAATATTTGCTTTCCTAACATTTTTATGCGATTTGAGTAAGTGATTATATCTTCTTCATTCTTTTGGTACACCCTAATTCTCCTTGTAATTGATAAACCGTTTTTGTTCCTCCGAAGATTCGTTTTAAATGTTTAGTTAAATCGGCAACGTTATCAAAATCTTCGTCGAGTATAGTTCGACGGGCTTCGCCTACTATGCGagttcgtaaaattttagtgAATTGAGGCTCGACTTCTTCGGGAAGCATGGTTTTGGCTTCCTCGCATCCCTCAATAAAATAGCTCAATGGTATATTTTTACCGTCGAAAAAGGGGACGGCTTCTACCGCGTATTTTAAGGTAGCGAACGGATTACCTTGCGACATggttttttctatttttggtTTTGTTTCTGAAGTTAAAGGTCCGCCGTTATCAACCCTTTTGATAGTCTCGTCACCGAAATCACCGGAATTATTCCCGATCACAGAACTTTCTGGGAGGGTTTTATCTAATATTGACCCGTCTGCCgaaaaattcaattctttAGGTTTACGTTTACAATTAGATGGAGGAATAAGCGTCGATGTAAGGTGTAAAGTGTGCTGTGTGCTTATGGAATTAGAATCCTTATCTCCTCTTAAGGCTGCTTGATACTGTGCTTCTATTTCGTTTTTATTAGAAGTAGACCTCGTTGTCATccctatttttgaaaaatcgcaCTTTTCATTCCGGAGGGGCCCCCAATTTTTTCTCTACTAGTACTGTTACGTCCTAACCTGGAGGGAAAGGAGCGGGTCAGGTATACGGAcggacgcaacaataaaagtataaatttgtgGTGTTTGCTCGCTGGTCGTTATGAGGAGAGGCGACCGCGCGAGCCGAACGATTTTCCTTGGCTGAGAACAGGTCAACGATCGTAAAGATCGATATTACCCTGTTAGAGGCCTCAACCAATcgttcgtggttcccttttctgGTCAAGAGAATTAACTCCTTTTACCAAGGGCGGAACctcgtgcaatttttcaaaaggagAGGtgtttgagagagagagaggtgagagagagagagatgattgTGAAAATTAGACTTACTACTTGGATGTCTCCAAAATGTGTTTAGATCTCCAATCCTAAAGTCCAGGTGTAGTCGGCCTTGAGGTGTACTTGATCCTCCTGGGGTCAGTTAGTGGTATCCGCACTGGGTTGATCGGAGATTGATTGCAGTTGAGGGGGATGAGAGTGAAGGGCCACGGCCGATGAGCGTTATATCCTTCGCGCCGGGAAAACTGATCGGAGGCGTTGCACAGATCCTCGTATTCgaagtcaaaataatttctttgaacacCGATGTATTCTGAATTGTCTTCCGTAACCGGTCTCGTGTACTGGAGAAGTAATTGGCGCGCACGGTATTTTACTCCCCCACGTCGCGTCTTAGATTTGGGCATGAAGGATAATGTCGTCAATCTGAAAATTCCAGGCTAAAAgcgtgcggtggtccgcaccaCGATTAGCGGGGATACAGAAACCAAGTACaacgtgcggtggtccgcaccggAGCAAATAGTTCTGAGTGCTGATTCAGAGAGATAACTGGGTGGTTGGGTGTTAGGTAGGGTGTAGGTTGTACACGAGAAAAGAGATCGAATAGTTTTAACAGACACTTTActgaatctattttattacaaactcttacagtcaattaaaaatgttgcgaaTTGTTTCTAAGTCCCAATATTCAAACTGTTCGGGAAATACTAAAAGCCTCTCTCTACTAACTGGCTGACTCGCTAACTAAAAACTGCTTAACTGCCGCTTTCACGGGTGGGTGTCTTccttttatactcgaaattttGGGTTCTGGAAGGGAGACATTCCTTCCGAGgggttgttaataaaaataagataaaaaaggttgtttgaagattaataaatggatTGCTCAAATGACATGTATATCGTTCCGTCGGCTTTTCTGTCGGCGAAAATTCAAAGTCTACTATCGCGGTCGCGTGTCTTATCTCGACAAATTTTTGATTGAAGgccta
The nucleotide sequence above comes from Linepithema humile isolate Giens D197 chromosome 4, Lhum_UNIL_v1.0, whole genome shotgun sequence. Encoded proteins:
- the LOC136999542 gene encoding repetitive organellar protein-like, translating into MLDTGSGPNVVKEKYVPENTNTNHSNILKLNGINDYPVYTLGEIMLSIFEIPVKFHIVSDDFPISQSGILGNDFFKQTSSRIDYAHGHLNIAGMNIPFASPEIIIIPPRSSSLFYIRVKNSEIDIGYVPRIKLIQGVYSEDAIVENLSGKAFLKVTSNLDEEVEVRVPTLRLRPLDEMFNDKRIESIDIIQESTDPKSNALNKLKNLETKNENNNYDKKTEMLEEGIKNKIKKESKNKNKLNSVKIKNENIVEIKEGRIKTPPNNSKILREENLQTSPLNNLLSNSKIFDQRSYRTSPPNPKIPGGGSYQTSPENSSPVVCEEGSNQTSLRNLTQNSKGRRSISFLEDIKFPKVGALIKDTEDKRIENSYITIRELLNKIQHYNPNIMNNNKIKNKNKPSLKVIALSQIKTQETIDKFMRKRKSKHKDKIIENFQNNDKPESEKQGKKIKNNQPESSKSHECLVISEKPEENRLSEIIELLRLEHLNEKERKSVIKLITDSQDQFHIPGEQLTVTDVLQHQIVTTDDRPINTRQYRFPQLHKEEVNKQVEELLEGGIVKPSQLPYNTPIWIVPKKEDSKGNKR